The following coding sequences are from one Streptomyces sp. NBC_00536 window:
- a CDS encoding MMPL family transporter — protein sequence MAAIARWCMRHRLVAVMLWLLAFGGTAAAAASAGSAFSNDYEVPGTESTAAHDLLREGFHGQGGDTDTVVWRTPEHENARTPEVERRMSRALGAIAALPGVGSVLSPYAPEGAAQISADGRTAYAVVTFDRQADAVPKAQARAVLDTAKNPATERDGLQVELGGRAIGLTEAPSAHFAEVLGVAVAGIVLFLAFGSLAASLLPLATALVSVGTAYFGITLLGHAMPVADFAPMLGTLVGLGVGIDYALFIVTRHRKGLGRGLPVEEAARAAVATTGRAVVFAGATVCIALLGMLVLRLNFLNGVALAASLTVVLTVAASVTLLPALLSFIGMRALSRRERRKLASDGPRPEPPTGFAARWSGFVERRPKLLGALAALVMTVLALPTLSLHLGTSDQGNNPAASTTRQAYDLLADGFGPGVNGPLTLVARLAGPADRAALDALGETLRTTPGVAGTGPAVLNRSGDTAVLTVVPTTAPQSRDTSDLVDRLRHDVIPRVERGHGLNVHVGGVTAGYDDFADVIIGKLPLFVGVVIALGCVLLLLAFRSIGIPLKAAAMNIAAVASSFGVVVAVFQWGWGSEPLGLGSAGPIEPFLPVIMVSVLFGLSMDYQVFLVSRMYEEWLETGDNRRAVRVGLAETSRVINSAAVIMISVFLAFVLSGDRLIAMFGIALAAAVALDAFVLRTLLVPALMHLLGGANWWIPGWLDRRLPKISIEPPECRSRATLPAQRSETDEPAAAPR from the coding sequence TTGGCAGCAATCGCACGGTGGTGCATGCGGCACCGCCTCGTCGCCGTCATGCTCTGGCTGCTGGCGTTCGGCGGGACCGCGGCGGCTGCCGCGAGCGCCGGATCCGCCTTCTCCAACGACTACGAGGTCCCCGGCACCGAGTCCACCGCCGCCCACGACCTGCTGCGCGAAGGCTTCCACGGCCAGGGCGGCGACACCGACACCGTCGTGTGGCGGACCCCCGAGCACGAGAACGCCCGTACGCCCGAGGTCGAGCGGCGCATGAGTCGGGCCCTCGGCGCGATCGCCGCGCTCCCCGGAGTCGGCTCGGTCCTCAGCCCGTACGCCCCCGAGGGCGCGGCGCAGATCAGTGCCGACGGACGCACCGCCTACGCCGTCGTCACCTTCGACCGGCAGGCCGACGCCGTCCCCAAGGCACAGGCCAGGGCGGTCCTCGACACCGCGAAGAACCCCGCGACCGAACGCGACGGCCTCCAGGTCGAACTCGGCGGCCGCGCCATCGGCCTCACCGAGGCGCCCTCGGCCCACTTCGCCGAGGTGCTCGGCGTCGCCGTTGCCGGGATCGTCCTCTTCCTCGCCTTCGGCTCGCTCGCCGCCAGCCTGCTGCCCCTGGCGACCGCACTGGTCAGCGTCGGCACCGCGTACTTCGGCATCACCCTGCTCGGGCACGCCATGCCGGTCGCCGACTTCGCCCCGATGCTCGGCACCCTCGTCGGGCTCGGCGTCGGCATCGACTACGCGCTCTTCATCGTCACCCGGCACCGCAAGGGCCTGGGGCGCGGCCTGCCCGTCGAGGAGGCCGCCCGCGCAGCCGTCGCCACCACCGGCCGGGCCGTCGTCTTCGCCGGAGCCACCGTCTGCATCGCGCTCCTCGGCATGCTGGTCCTGCGGCTGAACTTCCTCAACGGGGTCGCCCTCGCCGCCTCGCTCACCGTCGTCCTGACGGTTGCCGCGTCCGTCACCCTGCTGCCCGCGCTCCTCTCCTTCATCGGCATGCGCGCCCTGTCCCGCCGCGAACGCCGCAAGCTCGCCTCGGACGGCCCGCGGCCGGAGCCCCCCACCGGGTTCGCCGCCCGCTGGTCCGGCTTCGTGGAACGCCGGCCCAAGCTGCTCGGCGCCCTCGCCGCCCTGGTCATGACCGTCCTGGCACTGCCCACCCTCTCCCTGCACCTCGGCACCTCCGACCAGGGCAACAACCCGGCCGCCTCCACCACCCGGCAGGCCTACGACCTGCTCGCCGACGGCTTCGGCCCCGGTGTGAACGGGCCGCTCACCCTCGTCGCCCGGCTGGCGGGCCCGGCGGACCGCGCCGCCCTGGACGCCCTCGGCGAGACCCTGCGCACCACCCCCGGCGTCGCGGGCACGGGCCCGGCCGTCCTCAACCGGAGCGGTGACACCGCCGTCCTGACGGTCGTCCCCACCACCGCCCCGCAGTCACGGGACACCAGCGACCTGGTCGACCGGCTGCGCCACGACGTCATCCCGCGCGTCGAGCGGGGCCACGGCCTGAACGTCCACGTCGGCGGCGTGACCGCGGGCTACGACGACTTCGCCGACGTCATCATCGGGAAGCTGCCGCTCTTCGTCGGCGTCGTCATCGCCCTCGGCTGCGTCCTGCTGCTCCTGGCCTTCCGGTCCATCGGCATCCCGCTCAAGGCGGCCGCCATGAACATCGCCGCCGTCGCCTCCTCCTTCGGCGTCGTCGTCGCGGTCTTCCAGTGGGGCTGGGGCAGCGAACCGCTGGGCCTGGGCAGCGCCGGGCCGATCGAGCCCTTCCTCCCGGTGATCATGGTCTCTGTGCTCTTCGGGCTGTCCATGGACTACCAGGTGTTCCTGGTCAGCCGGATGTACGAGGAGTGGCTGGAGACCGGTGACAACCGCCGGGCCGTCCGCGTCGGCCTCGCCGAGACCAGCCGGGTGATCAACTCGGCGGCGGTCATCATGATCTCCGTCTTCCTCGCCTTCGTCCTCAGCGGTGACCGGCTGATCGCCATGTTCGGCATCGCCCTCGCCGCCGCCGTCGCCCTGGACGCGTTCGTCCTGCGGACCCTGCTCGTGCCCGCCCTCATGCACCTGCTCGGCGGCGCGAACTGGTGGATCCCCGGCTGGCTCGACCGCCGACTGCCCAAGATCAGCATCGAACCGCCCGAGTGCCGCTCCCGTGCGACACTTCCCGCGCAGCGCAGCGAAACTGACGAACCCGCCGCCGCGCCCCGCTGA
- a CDS encoding allene oxide cyclase barrel-like domain-containing protein, protein MRPIRSACLGAATALVTLLACAPLAAAAATDTGSAHDKGKHQVITLTGKLEQQTYFPVNPGGPAAQGDRTVVRSGLYDKDDKKVGETGGFCTLTRAALPEDKGGAEECVVTYTLPGGQLTAQGMYFGILNPGPPPSFDNAITGGTGKYDRARGSVHADTLGGGMRRFTIDLYL, encoded by the coding sequence ATGCGCCCCATCAGATCGGCCTGTCTCGGCGCGGCCACCGCGCTGGTCACCCTCCTCGCCTGCGCCCCTCTCGCGGCCGCCGCCGCGACGGACACCGGTTCCGCCCACGACAAGGGCAAGCACCAGGTCATCACACTCACCGGCAAGCTGGAGCAGCAGACGTACTTCCCCGTCAACCCCGGCGGCCCCGCCGCCCAGGGCGACCGGACCGTCGTCCGCTCGGGCCTCTACGACAAGGACGACAAGAAGGTCGGCGAAACCGGCGGCTTCTGCACCCTCACCCGGGCGGCGCTGCCGGAGGACAAAGGCGGGGCGGAGGAGTGCGTCGTGACCTACACCCTCCCGGGCGGCCAGCTCACCGCGCAGGGGATGTACTTCGGCATCCTCAACCCGGGCCCTCCCCCCTCCTTCGACAACGCGATCACCGGCGGCACCGGGAAGTACGACCGGGCCCGTGGCTCGGTCCACGCCGACACGCTCGGTGGGGGCATGAGGCGCTTCACGATCGACCTCTACCTCTGA
- a CDS encoding GNAT family N-acetyltransferase → MFSIDLADDAQLFPLEIRHAEEFFAHMERGRDYIGEHIGFPDAATDIESARTLLSNYAQKAAADGGRLFGIRVDGTLVGGVLYRIFEADAGNCEIGCWLEPSAAGRGLVTKACRILIDHAFRERGMHRVEWHASALNTKSLAVAERLGMTREGVMRESYLYRGVRQNTEIWALLAHEWPPAPAV, encoded by the coding sequence ATGTTCTCGATAGACCTGGCCGACGACGCCCAGCTGTTCCCCCTGGAAATCCGGCACGCCGAAGAATTCTTCGCCCACATGGAGCGCGGCCGCGACTACATCGGGGAACACATCGGCTTCCCCGACGCCGCCACCGACATCGAGTCGGCCCGCACCCTGCTGAGCAACTACGCCCAGAAGGCGGCCGCCGACGGCGGCCGGCTCTTCGGCATCCGCGTCGACGGCACCCTCGTCGGCGGCGTCCTCTACCGGATCTTCGAAGCGGACGCCGGCAACTGCGAGATCGGCTGCTGGCTGGAGCCGTCCGCCGCCGGCCGGGGCCTGGTCACCAAGGCCTGCCGGATCCTGATCGACCACGCCTTCCGGGAGCGCGGCATGCACCGCGTCGAATGGCACGCGTCCGCGCTCAACACCAAGAGCCTCGCCGTCGCCGAGCGCCTCGGCATGACCCGCGAAGGCGTCATGCGCGAGAGCTACCTCTACCGGGGCGTCCGCCAGAACACCGAGATCTGGGCACTCCTCGCCCACGAATGGCCCCCCGCCCCGGCCGTCTAG